TCACAGTAGTTCGCGTACGCAGCGCTCCCCCACGCCGGCGTCATCGCCTTCCGGAACGACCGCACGTACGCGTCGAACGGCGCCGGGTCCGTTCCGTCCGCGAAGACCGCCGTGTACTGCACCGTCATGAGCGCCGACCGCCACGGGAACGCCGAGTCCGTCCGCCCGACCCGCGCGACCGCCCCGCCGAGGGCGTCGAGCGAGACACCGCCCTCGAGGTTCCCGGACACGTCCCCGGCGGCTTCCGCGTGCTGCACGAGGACGTCGATCTGCGCGTCCGTGAGCTTCGTCCCGCCGATCGACGACGTCGCCGCCTCGGACACGCGCTGCGGCTTGCCGGCGAGCGCGGACATCGCGGCGCCGTACGACAGCTGCTCGGCCGTGTGACGCGTGGGCTTCACTCCGGTCGCCGCGATGAAGCCGTCGACGGACGCGTCGGCGCCGGTCTTCGAGCCGGTCCACACGCCGGTCACGGTGACCGACAGCGAGGAGTGCCGCGAGCCGCCGAGGAGCTTGAGCGTCGACCACAGCTCGTCGTCGGCGGTCGGGGCCCAGTTCTGCCACGCGCGCACGACGTCGGCTGCGGCCGACGCCGGGAACGCGAGCTCGAAGAGCAGGACGCCAGGCGCGGCGCGGGTCCGGAAGGTCAGTGCGGTCACGACGCCCACGGTCCCGCCCCCGCCGCCGCGGCACGCCCAGAAGAGGTCGGGCTCCGCCTGCTCCGACACGTCGTGCACGGCGCCGTCGGGTGTGACGAGTCGCACGGCCGTGAGCTGGTCGCAGGTCAGACCGAAGGAGCGGGTGAGCACGCCGACACCGCCACCGAGCGTCAGGCCGCCGGTGCCGACCGTCGGGCAGGAACCGGCGCCGATCGCGCGGCCCTGGGCAGCCAGCGTCGCGTACACGTTCGCGAGCTGCGCGCCGGGGCCGATCGTCGCGGTGCCGTCGGCGTGCACCTCGATGCCGTCGAGCTCCTTCGTGCTGATGACGAGCGAACGCGGGACCTCGGTGCCGGGGGCGCCGCCGGCCGACCACCCCGTGTACGAGTGGCCGCCGGCGCGGAGGGCGACCGGTGTGTGCGTGTTCCGCGCGAAGGCGAGGCCGGCCTGCACGTCCGCCTCGCTCGTGGCGAGCAGGATGCCCTGCGGGTCGGCGTCGTCGTACCGCGGGTTCTCGAGCACCCGGGCGTCGTCCCAACCCTGTGAGCCGGAACGCAGGAGCCGTCCCGACACCGCTGCGGCGAGGGCTTCCCACGAGTCGGGGCCGCCCGGCGCCGGGGACGAGGTCGGCGTCCGGTCCGGCGCTGCACCCGTCGCGGAGGCCGGGCCCGACGGCGACCGACCCGGTTTCGGCGCCGAGCCGGAGCACGCCGCGAGGAGACCCGCGAGCCCGATGCCCACGCCGCCCCCGATCAGCGCGCGTCGGCTCGTCCGGTGGAACGCGCGGTCGGTGGAGTCGGGGTGCATCGCTCCTGTCTACGCCATGCTCGACCGCTCGACGAGGCCGGAGTCAGCGGGCGGTGCTGCTGATCCGCACAGCGTCGGCCCACTCGTGCACCCACGCGGGCACCGTGAGGTCCCGCGGCGCGGGTCCGGTGACCGCGAGCAGCTCGGTGGGCGACACGTGCCCGCCGTCCCGGTGCAGGAACCGGGCCTGCACGACCGCCCGGGCGATGACGGCGTCCCGCCGCACGAAGGTCTGCTCCATGTACACCGAGCGCTCGTCCATCCCGAGCACCCGCGTGCGCAGGACGAACCGCTGCCCGAGCGTCAGCGACCGCTTGTACGTGATCGTCTGCGCGGCGACGACGGCGTACCACCCACGCTCGGACGCCGCCTGCCAGAAGCCGGAGCGGGTGAGCAGGTCGTACCGGCCGAGGTCGAGCAGCGACAGGTACTTGCCGTTGTTCACGTGCTGCAGCGGGTCGAGGTCGGTGAGCGTGACCCGGAACGGCGTGCTCGTCTCGTCCCACAGCGAGGTGCCGCTGCCTCGACGCGTCGCGGCCAGTCGGGTGCGCAGGGTCAGGAGGAGCAGCCGGAAGTACAGGTTCACGGATCGATCACACCAGTTGCACTGTGCACCCGGCGAGCGCGTTGGAGGAACCGCACGATCGCATTCCCACCTGGGCGGGCACCGTCAGAGCCTCCCTCCAATCGCGGATCGGCGAGTAGACCGGACGCATGCAGACACGCAAGCTCGCAGACCTCGAGGTCGGTCCGGTCGGCCTCGGCACCATGGGCATGAGCGCCTTCTACTCCGGCGCCGGCTCCGACGACGACGAGTCGATCCGCACGATCCACCGCGCGATCGACCTGGGCGTCACCCTGTTCGACACCGCCGAGGCGTACGGCCCGTACACGAACGAGGAGCTCCTCCGCCGCGCACTCGCCGACCGCCGCGACGACGTCGTCATCGCCACGAAG
This is a stretch of genomic DNA from Curtobacterium sp. 458. It encodes these proteins:
- a CDS encoding FAD-binding protein, translating into MHPDSTDRAFHRTSRRALIGGGVGIGLAGLLAACSGSAPKPGRSPSGPASATGAAPDRTPTSSPAPGGPDSWEALAAAVSGRLLRSGSQGWDDARVLENPRYDDADPQGILLATSEADVQAGLAFARNTHTPVALRAGGHSYTGWSAGGAPGTEVPRSLVISTKELDGIEVHADGTATIGPGAQLANVYATLAAQGRAIGAGSCPTVGTGGLTLGGGVGVLTRSFGLTCDQLTAVRLVTPDGAVHDVSEQAEPDLFWACRGGGGGTVGVVTALTFRTRAAPGVLLFELAFPASAAADVVRAWQNWAPTADDELWSTLKLLGGSRHSSLSVTVTGVWTGSKTGADASVDGFIAATGVKPTRHTAEQLSYGAAMSALAGKPQRVSEAATSSIGGTKLTDAQIDVLVQHAEAAGDVSGNLEGGVSLDALGGAVARVGRTDSAFPWRSALMTVQYTAVFADGTDPAPFDAYVRSFRKAMTPAWGSAAYANYCDAAITDPSAYFGVNTSRLHRIAEQVDPDGLLSQPHWV
- a CDS encoding acyl-CoA thioesterase, with the protein product MNLYFRLLLLTLRTRLAATRRGSGTSLWDETSTPFRVTLTDLDPLQHVNNGKYLSLLDLGRYDLLTRSGFWQAASERGWYAVVAAQTITYKRSLTLGQRFVLRTRVLGMDERSVYMEQTFVRRDAVIARAVVQARFLHRDGGHVSPTELLAVTGPAPRDLTVPAWVHEWADAVRISSTAR